A window from Candidatus Cloacimonadota bacterium encodes these proteins:
- a CDS encoding dihydroorotate dehydrogenase: MNRLATSMGRLRLKSPVTVASGTFDTGYFDLFDQHVLGAYTTKTITLAPIAGNPPPRLFETEAGLLNSIGLQNPGLKAWLNEDLPLLREKLRIPLIVSFSGSSEDEFLEVLDGLELQEGIAGYEVNISCPNVAREGIAFGADPDVVFALASRLAAITERELIFKLSPNVTDIARVAQAAESGGATSLALINTLYGSAIDWKTGKFRISNPVCGYSGCGIKPVALALCHKVDQAVDIPILALGGIHSWQDALEFFWAGASAIALGTAFYSDPLAAVKLRQGLEAFLRENDLSLRDIIGKAR; this comes from the coding sequence ATGAACAGGCTTGCCACCTCGATGGGGCGCCTGCGGCTGAAAAGCCCGGTAACAGTGGCCTCCGGCACCTTTGACACCGGGTATTTCGATCTCTTCGACCAGCACGTACTCGGTGCCTATACCACGAAAACCATCACCCTGGCCCCCATAGCCGGCAATCCGCCGCCCCGGCTCTTTGAAACCGAGGCTGGTTTGCTTAACTCCATCGGCCTGCAGAATCCGGGCCTCAAAGCCTGGCTGAATGAAGATCTTCCGTTGTTGCGGGAAAAACTTCGGATCCCGCTGATCGTCAGTTTCTCAGGCTCTTCCGAAGACGAGTTTCTGGAGGTTCTCGACGGACTGGAACTGCAGGAAGGGATCGCCGGCTACGAGGTGAATATCTCCTGTCCCAACGTTGCCAGGGAGGGGATCGCCTTCGGGGCGGACCCGGACGTGGTTTTCGCCCTTGCCTCCAGGCTGGCCGCCATCACGGAGCGCGAACTGATCTTCAAACTCAGCCCCAACGTGACCGACATCGCCCGCGTCGCTCAAGCCGCCGAGTCCGGAGGGGCAACATCCCTGGCATTGATCAACACCCTCTACGGCTCCGCGATCGACTGGAAAACGGGCAAATTCAGGATCTCCAACCCCGTTTGCGGCTACAGCGGATGCGGTATCAAACCAGTGGCTCTGGCCCTTTGCCACAAGGTTGACCAGGCTGTTGACATCCCCATTTTGGCCCTGGGCGGCATCCACAGCTGGCAGGACGCCCTCGAATTTTTCTGGGCCGGCGCTTCCGCCATCGCCCTCGGCACCGCCTTTTACAGCGATCCCCTGGCCGCGGTGAAACTGCGCCAGGGTTTGGAGGCTTTCCTGCGGGAGAACGACCTCTCACTGCGTGATATCATCGGCAAGGCGCGCTGA
- a CDS encoding dihydroorotate dehydrogenase electron transfer subunit, which produces MIAHREVPLLSSERINRDYLRISVAAPDLASLCRPGMFFELKAGLPSQTKRLFKPVSVFAAHDGEIAFLIKVVGPGTRALAELQLGEPLLLTGPLGNSFPLVRGRKALLVSGGIGYPPLAWLKLVLAADNQVVHIHGGSCAEDVFPCDLAYTLDGSAGSRGPVTLDIPDFIRTEDFDIVFSCGPLPMLKALQACVGDLPHYASLEAYMACGLGACHGCAVPAGEGWQRVCKEGPVFEAAKIRWSEL; this is translated from the coding sequence ATGATCGCCCATCGGGAAGTGCCTCTGCTCAGCAGCGAAAGGATCAACCGGGATTACCTGCGGATCAGCGTCGCGGCGCCGGATCTGGCCTCGCTCTGCCGTCCTGGGATGTTCTTTGAGCTCAAGGCCGGGCTGCCTTCCCAAACGAAGCGCCTCTTCAAGCCTGTGAGCGTGTTTGCCGCCCATGATGGTGAGATCGCTTTCCTGATCAAGGTTGTGGGCCCCGGCACCCGGGCTTTGGCAGAATTGCAGCTGGGCGAACCGCTGCTGCTGACCGGGCCGCTGGGCAACTCCTTTCCCCTGGTGCGGGGCCGCAAGGCCCTGCTGGTGAGCGGCGGGATCGGATATCCGCCTCTGGCTTGGCTAAAGCTGGTTTTGGCTGCGGACAACCAAGTCGTCCACATCCACGGCGGGTCCTGTGCCGAGGACGTCTTTCCCTGTGACCTCGCCTATACCCTCGACGGCAGCGCCGGCAGCCGGGGACCGGTCACGCTGGACATCCCTGACTTCATCAGGACGGAAGACTTCGATATCGTCTTCAGTTGCGGGCCGTTGCCGATGCTTAAAGCCCTGCAGGCCTGCGTTGGCGACCTGCCGCATTATGCCTCGCTGGAAGCCTACATGGCCTGCGGCCTGGGCGCCTGCCACGGCTGCGCGGTCCCGGCGGGGGAGGGCTGGCAGCGCGTGTGCAAGGAAGGACCTGTGTTCGAGGCCGCAAAAATCCGCTGGAGCGAGTTATGA
- a CDS encoding efflux RND transporter periplasmic adaptor subunit, with amino-acid sequence MKKYLWLVIVVALLGLLFAWRLCSGKDKDAQQGGGPQAVAVETAPVEVMDLEDSATFSGNLRAANSYILAPKVAGQLVQLNVNIGDTVSRGQVIAVLDDVIFRQEFNKAKANLEQAASAMAEAEKALEQSRTLLAKSYIPQSEFDRVNAQYISEQAKYQVALAGKNAAETQLANTRVKADWSGGGSARVIGERFADAGQLLNSGSPLVSVLDIGTLVAEIDVIESDYTRVKVGQPASISSDSWPEEEFNGRIARVAPMLKEESRQARVEIEVANPGLKLKPGMYARARITWQIKPQATAVPSAAIYKHKGEEGVFLVDKASSKVSFIPVEKGIVTTKYVEILSPALSGEVVTLGQDQLDDGREIILPGAEKKGKAKP; translated from the coding sequence ATGAAGAAATACCTTTGGCTAGTGATCGTGGTGGCGCTGCTGGGCTTGCTTTTTGCCTGGCGGCTGTGCTCCGGCAAGGATAAAGACGCTCAGCAGGGCGGCGGACCCCAGGCGGTGGCGGTGGAAACCGCGCCAGTGGAAGTGATGGACTTGGAGGACAGCGCGACCTTCAGCGGCAACCTGCGGGCCGCGAACAGCTATATCCTGGCGCCCAAGGTGGCCGGGCAGCTGGTGCAGCTGAACGTGAACATAGGCGACACCGTGAGCCGGGGCCAGGTGATCGCGGTGCTGGACGACGTGATCTTCCGGCAGGAATTCAACAAGGCCAAAGCCAATCTGGAGCAGGCAGCCAGCGCGATGGCAGAGGCGGAAAAAGCCCTGGAGCAGAGCCGGACGCTTTTGGCCAAATCCTACATCCCCCAAAGCGAGTTCGACCGCGTGAACGCCCAATACATCTCCGAACAAGCCAAATACCAGGTTGCCCTGGCCGGCAAAAACGCCGCCGAGACCCAACTGGCCAACACCCGGGTGAAGGCGGACTGGAGCGGAGGCGGGTCTGCGAGGGTCATCGGAGAAAGATTTGCCGACGCCGGCCAGCTATTGAATTCGGGCTCGCCCCTGGTTTCCGTGCTGGACATAGGCACCCTGGTGGCGGAGATCGACGTTATCGAAAGCGATTACACCCGCGTGAAGGTGGGCCAGCCCGCCAGCATCAGTTCAGATTCCTGGCCGGAAGAGGAATTCAACGGCAGGATCGCGCGAGTGGCGCCGATGCTGAAGGAGGAATCGCGGCAGGCGAGGGTGGAGATCGAAGTGGCCAATCCCGGCCTCAAACTGAAGCCAGGAATGTACGCGCGGGCACGGATAACCTGGCAGATCAAACCGCAGGCCACGGCGGTTCCCTCCGCCGCCATCTACAAGCACAAGGGCGAAGAGGGGGTTTTCCTGGTGGACAAAGCCTCCAGCAAAGTAAGTTTCATTCCGGTTGAAAAGGGCATTGTCACAACAAAATACGTGGAGATCCTCTCCCCCGCCCTCAGCGGCGAGGTGGTTACCCTGGGCCAGGACCAGCTGGATGACGGGCGGGAGATCATTCTGCCCGGAGCGGAGAAAAAGGGTAAAGCCAAACCATGA
- a CDS encoding efflux RND transporter permease subunit: MKIAQTSVNFPVTTIMVALIVIILGGVALTRLPIDAMPDVTSPTISISTSYSKASPLVVEELITRPIEEAVGAVSGVEEISSRSSEGSSSVQVYFAWGTDLDAASNDIRDRLDRILARLPDDASRPSLRKFDLAAMPVVMMGVVSDLDPVTLRTLIDNEIGYRLERVNGVASINVWGGLTREVQINIDPQKLKSLGISMDSVISRIRASNVNQPTGNIYRGNYQITVRVPGVFENLDELRETVIAQKGGTSVSLKEIATVEDASSKETSVVRINGEPGIQISVNKQSGTNTVRVAKGVLKEVENINHSISQVKVVPLVDQSVYISRSINNVASSVVIGGILAVLILLFFLRNFKSTLVISTAIPISIMATFGLLYFNGFTLNLMTIGALALGVGQLLDNSIVVLENVFRHRELGKKPKEAAIVGADEVTSPIIASTLTSVVVFLPMIFMQGMTGLMYRQLAFVVVFALICSLVTALTMVPMLSSKLLSVSTEPKGRKDSLRCRIYHATGRILEGMENVYGKALNWVLDHRGKAVLIAGAALAGAVLLSLAIGSELMPVSDEGEIRVNLDMEAGTRLEVVDAKMKVLEERLKGIDEITHTITQAGSGGWASGSNTGSIRLRLVGKSERSRSDEEIAGEIRKRFAGIPGARIRVRTATSNQMSRFMGGGDRLEIQVRGHDLEESFRLASSIQKSIEAVEGVTDANLSRTAGAPEDLIIIDRTKAAELGLSVQQISSVLETALSGSSAGEFVDEGREYPMLVQIKDADQLPLEQLLDLTVVNSAGQPVVLRNVVRVASSQSSTVIERLNQERMIDISANHTGRNLSAVVRDIQARLDKIPLPLGYSVEIAGDYKQQQESFREMLIGLILAIILIYMVMASQFESIKDPMVVMGSVPFAFIGVALILFLTGTTFNLQSYLGIIMLAGIVVNNSILLVDTTNKLRRNEGMPLREAIENAGRRRLRPILMTAISTVLGLTPLAIGMAEGGETQAPLARAVIGGLLVSTLVSLLFIPVIYSFFEGGWRRKLSKRTEVQDV; the protein is encoded by the coding sequence ATGAAGATAGCCCAAACATCCGTCAATTTTCCCGTGACCACCATCATGGTGGCGCTGATCGTGATCATCCTGGGCGGGGTGGCCCTCACCAGGCTGCCCATCGACGCCATGCCGGACGTAACCTCGCCCACCATCAGCATCTCCACCAGCTACTCCAAAGCCAGCCCGCTGGTGGTGGAGGAGCTGATCACGCGGCCCATCGAAGAAGCGGTGGGCGCGGTTTCCGGAGTGGAGGAGATCTCCTCCCGCTCTTCGGAAGGCAGCAGCAGCGTGCAGGTGTATTTCGCCTGGGGCACCGATCTGGACGCCGCTTCCAACGACATCCGCGACCGCCTCGACCGCATCCTGGCACGCCTGCCGGACGACGCCAGCCGGCCTTCGCTGCGTAAATTTGACCTTGCCGCCATGCCCGTGGTGATGATGGGCGTGGTGAGCGACCTGGACCCCGTGACCCTGCGCACGCTGATCGACAACGAAATCGGCTATCGCCTTGAGAGGGTCAACGGCGTGGCCAGCATCAACGTCTGGGGTGGGCTCACCCGGGAAGTGCAGATCAACATCGACCCCCAGAAACTGAAGTCGCTGGGCATTTCCATGGACTCCGTGATCAGCCGCATCCGCGCTTCCAACGTTAACCAGCCCACGGGCAACATCTACCGCGGCAACTACCAGATCACGGTGCGCGTGCCCGGGGTGTTCGAAAATCTGGACGAACTGCGGGAAACCGTGATCGCCCAGAAGGGAGGGACCTCCGTTTCGCTGAAGGAGATCGCCACCGTCGAAGACGCGTCATCCAAAGAAACAAGCGTGGTGCGGATCAACGGCGAGCCGGGCATCCAGATCTCGGTGAACAAACAATCCGGCACCAACACGGTGCGGGTGGCCAAAGGCGTTTTAAAAGAGGTGGAAAACATCAACCACAGCATCTCCCAGGTGAAGGTGGTGCCCCTGGTGGATCAATCTGTCTATATCAGCCGCTCCATCAACAATGTGGCCAGTTCCGTGGTGATCGGCGGCATCCTCGCAGTGCTGATCCTGCTCTTTTTCCTGCGCAACTTTAAAAGCACCCTGGTGATCTCCACCGCCATCCCGATCTCCATCATGGCCACCTTCGGCCTGCTCTATTTCAACGGCTTCACCCTGAACCTGATGACCATCGGCGCGCTCGCGCTGGGGGTGGGCCAGCTTTTGGACAACTCCATCGTGGTGCTGGAAAATGTATTCCGGCACCGGGAACTGGGCAAAAAACCGAAGGAAGCAGCCATCGTCGGCGCGGATGAGGTGACCTCCCCCATCATTGCCAGCACCCTCACCTCCGTGGTGGTGTTCCTGCCCATGATCTTCATGCAGGGCATGACCGGCCTGATGTACCGCCAGCTGGCCTTCGTGGTGGTTTTCGCCCTCATCTGTTCGCTGGTGACGGCGCTCACCATGGTGCCCATGCTTTCCAGCAAGCTGCTAAGCGTGAGCACGGAGCCCAAAGGCCGCAAAGACAGCCTGCGCTGCCGGATCTACCACGCCACAGGGCGGATCCTGGAGGGCATGGAAAACGTGTATGGCAAAGCCCTGAACTGGGTGCTGGACCATCGCGGCAAAGCGGTGCTCATCGCCGGAGCCGCACTGGCCGGAGCTGTGCTGCTTTCCCTGGCGATCGGCTCCGAACTGATGCCAGTGTCCGACGAAGGCGAGATCCGGGTGAACCTGGACATGGAAGCCGGCACCAGATTGGAGGTGGTGGACGCCAAGATGAAGGTTTTGGAGGAGCGGCTCAAAGGCATCGACGAGATCACGCACACCATCACCCAGGCCGGCAGCGGCGGCTGGGCCTCGGGCTCAAACACCGGCTCCATCCGGCTGCGGTTGGTGGGAAAATCGGAACGCTCCCGCAGCGATGAAGAGATCGCCGGCGAGATCCGCAAACGCTTTGCCGGCATTCCCGGCGCCAGGATCCGCGTGCGCACCGCCACCAGCAACCAGATGTCCCGCTTCATGGGTGGCGGGGACAGGCTGGAGATCCAGGTGCGGGGCCACGACCTGGAGGAATCCTTCCGTCTGGCCAGCAGCATCCAAAAATCCATCGAAGCGGTGGAAGGCGTAACCGATGCCAATCTCAGCCGCACCGCCGGCGCTCCGGAAGACCTGATCATCATCGACCGGACCAAGGCCGCCGAACTCGGCCTCAGCGTGCAGCAGATCTCCTCCGTGCTGGAAACGGCGCTCTCCGGCTCCAGCGCCGGCGAATTCGTCGACGAAGGCCGGGAATACCCAATGCTGGTGCAGATCAAGGACGCGGACCAACTGCCCCTGGAACAGCTGCTGGACCTCACGGTGGTCAATTCCGCCGGGCAGCCCGTCGTGCTGCGCAACGTGGTGCGCGTGGCCAGCAGCCAGAGCTCCACCGTGATCGAAAGGCTGAACCAGGAACGCATGATCGACATTTCCGCCAACCACACCGGCCGCAACCTCAGCGCTGTGGTGCGCGACATCCAGGCCCGGCTGGACAAGATCCCCCTGCCCCTGGGCTACAGCGTGGAGATCGCCGGCGACTACAAACAGCAGCAGGAATCCTTCCGCGAAATGCTCATCGGCCTCATCCTGGCGATCATCCTCATCTACATGGTGATGGCCAGCCAGTTCGAATCCATCAAAGATCCAATGGTGGTGATGGGCTCGGTGCCCTTCGCCTTCATCGGCGTGGCCCTGATCCTCTTCCTCACCGGCACCACCTTCAACCTCCAAAGCTACCTCGGCATCATCATGCTGGCCGGGATCGTGGTGAACAACTCCATCCTGCTGGTGGACACCACCAACAAACTGAGGCGCAATGAAGGAATGCCGCTGCGCGAGGCGATCGAGAATGCCGGACGCCGCAGATTGCGGCCCATCCTGATGACCGCCATCTCCACCGTACTGGGCCTCACGCCCCTGGCCATCGGCATGGCGGAAGGCGGCGAAACCCAGGCTCCGCTTGCCCGGGCGGTGATCGGCGGACTGCTTGTCTCCACTTTGGTGTCGTTGCTGTTCATCCCGGTGATCTATTCCTTCTTTGAAGGGGGATGGCGGCGGAAACTTTCCAAACGCACTGAAGTTCAGGATGTTTAG